The genomic segment TAGCGGCAACCCCGCCGCGCCGCCAGCAGACGTCCGGTGGATGTCCTGCGGCATCCCTTTCACTCCAAGTCGGCTGTCGGTCGACTGATATGACTGGCTATGCCCCGGCGCTATGCCGGGACCTTGAAGGCATCCCGCAGGTTGCTGTCGAGGGCCTGACAGAGTTCAGCCAAAGCGGTGTCACTGTCCATGCCTCGCAATGCGGCCATCGCACGGACTGTGTAGGGAACCAGGTAGGGCGCGTTCGGCCGTCCTCTATAAGGGAGCGGCGTCAGGAAGGGCGCGTCGGTCTCGACCAGGATCCGGTCGATCGGCGCCACCTGGAATGCCTCCTGCAATGCCTGGTTCGCCTTGTACGTGAGGTTCCCCGCGAAGGACATGTAGTAGCCGCGCTCGGCGCAAACGCGTGCCATCTCGGCGTCACCCGAATAGCAGTGGAAGACCACTGTTTCGGGGGAACCCTCTTCAAGAAGGATGCGCAGGACGTCCTCGTGCGCGTCGCGGTCGTGGATCACCAGGGCTTTGCCATGGCGCTTGGCGATCGCGATGTGGGCCCGGAAGGAGTCCTGCTGCGCCTGGACCCCCTCGGGCCCGGTGCGGAAGTAGTCCAGGCCGGTCTCACCGATGCCGAGCACCTGCTCGTCGGCGGCCAGCTTGTCGATCTCGACCAGGGCGGCCTCCAGGGCCGCCGCGCCGCCGGGAGCGCGGTCCTGGCCGGACCAGCCGTCGGGGTCGCCCAGAACGAGGCGCGGGGCCTCGTTCGGGTGCAGGGCGACCGCGGCGTGCACGCGCTCGAACTCCGCCGCCAGCTCGACAGCGGTCTGCGACGAGGGGACGTCGACGCCGACCTGCACCAGGGTCCGGACGTTCACGGCATCGGCGGCCGCGATGATGTCCGCGGCCGCCGGCTCCTGCATGTCCAGATGGGTGTGGCTGTCGCCGACCGGGGCCGGCAGGGGCTCCGGCGCCGGAGGCGGGGTCTCGTCCCGCTCCCGGGACTTCCGCTTGCGCTTCTTCTCGCCCTGCCCCGCCTCGTTCTCCGCCACGAGGCTAAGCCTAAGCCGCCTCGCCGCCGAGCCGCGCCAGCTCCTCGTCGACGATCGACGGGTCCAGCTTCTTGAAGATCGGCGTCGGCGGCTCCAGCTTGCGCCCGACCTCGATCGGCGTGGACTCCCAGCGGGCCAGCGCCTGGTCGTAGTCGCCGGTGAGCACCGGGTAGCCCGGTCCGCCGTCCAGGTCCTCGACCTCGCGCAGCTCCGGCATCGCCGACCAGGTGCCCTCGCCGCCGAGCAGGTGGAAGACCTTTTCGGAGGAGAACGGCAGGAACGGCGTCAGCAGGGTCTTGGCGTCGTCGACGACCTGCAGGGTGACGTGCAGGACGGTGGCCATGCGCTCGGGGTCGGTCTTGGCCAGCTTCCACGGCTCGTGGTCGGAGACGTACTTGTTGGCCTCGGCCACCACCCGCATCGCCTCGGCCAGCGCGGCCTTGAAGCGGCAGCGGTCCAGCAGGTCGCCGACCGCCGCGAAGGCCCCGCGCGAGGTCGCCAGCAGCGCCTCGTCCTCGGGCGTGAGGTCCTTGCCGGCCGGGATCTCGCCGAGGTTCTTGGCCGCCATCGACACGGCCCGGTTGACCAGGTTGCCCCAGCCGGCGACCAG from the Catenulispora sp. EB89 genome contains:
- a CDS encoding TatD family hydrolase, translated to MAENEAGQGEKKRKRKSRERDETPPPAPEPLPAPVGDSHTHLDMQEPAAADIIAAADAVNVRTLVQVGVDVPSSQTAVELAAEFERVHAAVALHPNEAPRLVLGDPDGWSGQDRAPGGAAALEAALVEIDKLAADEQVLGIGETGLDYFRTGPEGVQAQQDSFRAHIAIAKRHGKALVIHDRDAHEDVLRILLEEGSPETVVFHCYSGDAEMARVCAERGYYMSFAGNLTYKANQALQEAFQVAPIDRILVETDAPFLTPLPYRGRPNAPYLVPYTVRAMAALRGMDSDTALAELCQALDSNLRDAFKVPA